One Megalopta genalis isolate 19385.01 chromosome 5, iyMegGena1_principal, whole genome shotgun sequence DNA window includes the following coding sequences:
- the pcm gene encoding 5'-3' exoribonuclease pacman isoform X1, with the protein MGVPKFFRYISERYPCISQTLKDYQLPMFDNLYLDVNGIIHGCSHPNDSDISFHISEETILKNIFHYIEILFRMIQPQKLFFISIDGVAPRAKINQQRGRRFRVAKLTEGQIATAKTKGIEINMDEKFDSNCITPGTEFMAKLDEQLKYFISNKISTDDLWQKCKIIFSGSQVPGEGEHKIMDYIRYMKAQPGYDPNTKHCLYGLDADLIMLGLCTHEAYFTLLREEVKFGKKQTKIQTPEETKFCLFHLSLLREYINHEFSSLREKLPFPYDIEKIIDDWVLMGFLVGNDFVPHLPNLHLSHGALSILYQVYMDVLPSLEGYINETGTLKLDRFEKFIERLSRFDLLQFSTHYADLKYLEGKMERRFPNSDIPMCKKPEDSNNIPTPKRVQDKEFDNLLRAAADTTLGALFDDEEDDESDSEIYNLEFIQHKRDYYMNKLEYENIDEDFLRSQAEAYVRAIQWNLNYYYNGCCSWSWFYPHHYAPYISDIKDFKDLKLEFDLGEPFLPFQQLLAVLPPYSRKLLPSAFQRLLIDETSPIIEYYPVDFKTDLNGKQQEWEAVVLLPFINEKLLLDAMAPHYSELTPDQLARNKHGPMCLHFHTEEDRGVYKAPEYFPDTLHNHAAVKLINSEDIIIPREKLIRGLHPEVKLEIYCPGFPTLQHIEHTVNLEKAKVKVFEHHSYRDSMIIYIKSPSETEFKSVTSELLGKIVYVEWPFLTEAQVIAVSISSSKLSLVDPQTGYSPENVKEEELKAAHHTLWNSQAKQITDVHKSRLGIDVGEIKILVHARLMMGSKYIFNRHGKLHFEKQWSDTLTAYAYQTVVQDLSVHNFNVTLYRTVEDIFMPGTVCFLIGHPHYGAMGTVIEPAVSKKLGKVNVSVNVSSEPSLEAMKQTHQKLRTKYMQGNSIAQRLGISSHLLSRITGTIYVKPTSNNFSQEVIKHNIGLNLKFNRKNEEIVGYTRKENGHWLYSPKVVKLTRNYIKKYPDLFERLSQTLGNVILEKELFEEGSGELNEIMKWLKEELQGLKSCPCGTENVEACLVKEIEETVDKFLKDQPIEKSVVMKVKPHLLFKPGLHLRKMQPDSNTQTYLLDRVCCIKDNFTVPLGFKGTVIGIQRSENPLETMYDVVFDKTFTCGLIINGCSDLRGYRLSALDFINISHGERIWCSKIKLSVTEVNAESMVSWKFASNKAADSRANSSAFASYKKRHQLSGQQPEAWSNSRTVQKNNGTANQEIRLTSTSSSFSSNQFKWKQRDSRNDVVARTAEGNKMIKSTQQNPAPPENAQNKQSTVKPPTLEFQALWNELHKLQLNKTKPSEPVKTVIQEPMDSKMKQMNNSFSESTPQDPSAFLKAVLKISDENTQQTTQSTSPKILSNNTSVPQKENKMLDTLPLVQQLFDHARQSKNVKDEKTPIWYCTQLLHYYQLTGTGMPIYSYFTDGETNLIRARIVLPDKRAFVSDPCGTHEQAAGSAARKVYTELNLSNAMPNMKIVPPLHWYATRQNNSWSPNVRPPGPPFFPPKAQPPQHLPQWTSKAQHSTNYHQPYTQNNQYMHHAQPKLAQNEPKSEIKNNTSFVPLQAQKNSRNIVAKQAGAAKETNQSAKDNLQPLVQQKKKELPAKKAAPITAVTEKQKSTQSCSNQQVQNTQTAAKPKKSRIAAKFGIPSQTEESNRRKDSV; encoded by the exons ATGGGTGTACCGAAGTTTTTTAGATATATAAGCGAGAGATATCCTTGTATCAGTCAAACGTTAAAGGACTACCAG CTACCGATGtttgataatttatatttagatGTGAATGGTATCATACATGGATGTTCTCATCCCAATGACTCTGATATCTCGTTTCATATCAGCGAAGAGActatattgaaaaatatatttcattatattgaaatattattccGTATGATACAGCCTCAAAAGTTGTTTTTCATATCAATCGATGGTGTGGCACCACGAGCAAAAATTAATCAACAGAGGGGTAGGCGTTTCAGAGTTGCGAAACTTACAGAGGGACAAATAGCTACGGCAAAGACCAAGGGTATCGAAATAAACATGGACGAGAAATTCGATTCAAATTGTATTACTCCAGGAACAGAATTTATGGCAAAGTTAGACGAAcagttgaaatattttatttcaaataaaatttcaacCGACGATCTTTGGCAGAAGTGCAAAATTATATTTAGTGGATCTCAG GTCCCAGGGGAAGGGGAACATAAAATAATGGACTATATACGTTATATGAAGGCTCAGCCAGGTTACGATCCAAATACTAAACATTGTTTATATGGTCTAGATGCAGATTTAATAATGTTGGGTTTATGCACTCACGAAGCATACTTCACATTACTAAGGGAGGAAGTAAAGTTTGGTAAAAAACAAACGAAAATCCAAACTCCAGAGGAGACAAAGTTTTGTCTCTTTCATTTATCTCTATTAAGAGAGTATATCAACCACGAGTTCTCTTCGTTGAGGGAAAAACTGCCATTTCCATATGATATTGAAAAGATTATCGATGACTGGGTTTTAATGGGGTTTTTAGTAGGGAATGACTTTGTTCCTCATTTGCCAAACTTACACCTCTCGCATGGAGCATTATCCATATTGTATCAGGTGTATATGGACGTGTTGCCAAGTTTAGAAG GATATATAAACGAAACAGGAACGTTAAAACTAGACAGATTCGAAAAATTTATCGAAAGACTCAGTCGTTTCGACCTTTTACAATTTTCGACGCATTACGCTGATCTAAAGTATCTTGAAGGTAAAATGGAAAGACGTTTCCCAAATTCCGACATACCTATGTGTAAAAAGCCAGAAGACAGCAACAATATACCTACCCCGAAAAGAGTACAAGACAAAGAATTCGACAATTTGCTTAGAGCTGCCGCCGATACG ACGCTGGGAGCATTGTTTGACGATGAAGAAGACGATGAATCTGATAGTGAAATTTATAATCTGGAATTTATCCAACATAAAAGGGACTATTACATGAACAAATTAGAATATGAAAATATAGATGA GGATTTCCTACGGTCTCAAGCTGAAGCCTATGTCAGAGCTATACAATggaatttaaattattattacaatggATGTTGTAGTTGGTCGTGGTTTTATCCACATCACTATGCGCCTTACATTTCAGACATAAAGGATTTCAAGGATTTAAAATTAGAGTTTGATTTAGGGGAACCATTTTTACCGTTCCAACAGTTATTAGCTGTACTGCCACCGTACAGTAGAAAGTTATTACCATCAGCATTTCAAAGGTTGCTAATCGACGAAACATCCCCTATAATTGAGTATTACCCGGTAGACTTCAAAACGGATTTAAATGGCAAACAGCAAGAATGGGAGGCTGTTGTGCTTCTCCCGTTCATAAACGAAAAGCTTCTTCTGGATG CCATGGCGCCACACTACTCGGAATTAACTCCTGACCAGCTTGCGAGAAACAAACATGGACCAATGTGTTTGCATTTTCACACAGAGGAAGATAGGGGCGTTTACAAGGCGCCAGAATATTTTCCCGACACTCTGCACAATCATGCAGCTGTAAAATTAATTAACTCCGAGGATATTATTATTCCACGAGAAAAATTAATCAGAGGACTACATCCAGAAGTAAAATTAGAGATATATTGCCCCGGCTTTCCAACACTGCAGCATATAGAACATACCGTCAATTTGGAGAAGGCCAAG GTTAAAGTGTTTGAGCATCATTCGTATAGGGATAgcatgattatatatataaaatcgcCGTCGGAAACGGAATTCAAATCAGTGACGTCTGAACTGTTGGGAAAAATTGTTTATGTGGAATGGCCTTTTTTGACAGAAGCGCAAGTGATAGCTGTTTCAATAAGCAGCTCAAAATTAAGTTTAGTTGATCCTCAAACTGGTTATTCTCCTGAGAATGTAAAGGAAGAGGAATTGAAGGCTGCGCATCATACGCTATGGAACTCTCAGGCGAAACAGATCACTGACGT ACACAAAAGTCGTCTGGGTATAGATGtaggcgaaataaaaatattagtcCATGCACGTTTAATGATGGGAAGCAAATACATATTTAACCGTCATGGGAAATTACATTTCGAGAAACAGTGGTCGGACACGCTAACTGCTTATGCCTATCAAACAGTAGTACAAGATCTATCTGTACACAACTTCAACGTAACATTGTATAGAACCGTCGAGGATATTTTTATGCCAGGAACTGTGTGCTTCTTGATAGGACATCCTCACTATGGTGCAATGGGCACA GTAATTGAACCGGCAGTTTCGAAAAAATTAGGTAAAGTCAATGTATCGGTAAACGTCAGTTCAGAACCGTCATTGGAGGCGATGAAACAGACTCATCAGAAACTTCGAACTAAGTATATGCAAGGAAACTCAATTGCCCAGAGATTAGGTATAAGCAGTCATTTGCTGAGCAGAATCACAGGAACGATTTACGTAAAGCCAACGTCTAATAACTTCAGTCAAGAGGTGATTAAACACAATATTGGCCTGAATTTGAAATTCAATAGGAAAAACGAGGAA ATAGTTGGTTATACTAGAAAAGAGAATGGTCATTGGCTGTACAGTCCTAAAGTCGTCAAATTGACCCGTAATTACATAAAGAAGTATCCTGATCTGTTCGAACGACTTTCACAGACTCTTGGAAATGTAATCCTAgagaaagaattattcgaggaGGG ATCTGGAGAATTGAATGAAATCATGAAGTGGCTGAAAGAAGAGCTGCAAGGCTTAAAAAGCTGTCCTTGCGGAACAGAGAACGTCGAAGCTTGCTTGGTAAAAGAAATTGAGGAGACTGTcgacaaatttctgaaagatcAACCTATCGAGAAGTCCGTGGTGATGAAAGTGAAGCCTCATTTGCTGTTCAAGCCCGGTTTGCATTTACGCAAGATGCAACCCGATTCAAATACACAAACCTATCTGTTGGATAGGGTGTGTTGTATCAAAGACAATTTCACTGTTCCCTTAGGTTTCAAGGGTACTGTAATAGGTATTCAGAGATCGGAGAACCCGTTGGAGACTATGTACGATGTTGTTTTCGATAAAACCTTTACAT GCGGACTGATTATAAACGGCTGCTCGGATCTTCGCGGGTACCGATTATCTGCGCTTGATTTCATAAACATCAGTCATGGAGAGAGAATATGGTGTAGCAAGATAAAGTTATCTGTGACAGAGGTAAACGCAGAATCCATGGTCTCCTGGAAATTTGCGTCCAATAAGGCGGCTGATTCGCGCGCAAACTCGAGCGCTTTCGCGTCTTACAAGAAGCGTCATCAATTGTCAGGCCAACAGCCAGAGGCTTGGTCGAACTCGCGGACAGTACAGAAGAACAATGGGACAGCCAACCAAGAGATTCGTTTAAcatcgacgtcgtcgtcgttctcATCGAATCAGTTCAAATGGAAACAACGTGACTCTCGGAACGACGTCGTTGCGAGGACCGCAGAAGGTAATAAGATGATCAAGAGTACTCAGCAAAACCCTGCGCCCCCTGAGAACGCACAAAACAAGCAATCGACAGTGAAACCTCCGACGTTGGAGTTCCAAGCATTGTGGAACGAGTTGCACAAGTTGCAACTGAATAAAACG AAACCATCAGAGCCAGTAAAGACTGTGATACAAGAACCGATGGATTCAAAGATGAAGCAAATGAATAATAGCTTTTCTGAAAGTACT CCTCAAGATCCCAGCGCCTTCCTGAAGGCTGTTTTGAAAATTTCTGATGAAAATACACAACAGACTACACAATCCACATCACCGAAGATTCTTTCCAATAACACCTCAGTTCCTCAAAAGGAAAATAAGATGTTGGATACATTGCCTTTGGTGCAGCAGTTGTTTGAT CATGCGCGACAAAGCAAAAATGTAAAGGACGAGAAAACACCGATTTGGTACTGCAcacaattattgcattattatcaACTCACTGGGACTGGAATGCCTATTTACAGCTACTTTACCGATGGTGAAACTAATCTAATTCGAGCACGCATTGTTCTCCCAGATAAGAGAGCTTTTGTCAGTGATCCATGTGGAACCCATGAGCAAGCTGCAGGAAGCGCAGCAAGGAAAGTGTACACG GAACTAAATTTGTCTAACGCAATGCCAAATATGAAGATTGTGCCGCCACTGCATTGGTACGCTACTCGACAAAACAACTCTTGGTCCCCGAACGTAAGACCACCAGGACCGCCATTTTTCCCGCCGAAAGCTCAACCTCCTCAACACCTTCCTCAGTGGACCTCGAAGGCGCAGCACAGTACTAATTATCACCAACCGTACACACAAAATAATCAGTACATGCATCACGCTCAACCAAAATTAGCTCAAAACGAACCGAAGTCTGAGATAAAGAACAATACATCTTTTGTTCCACTGCAAGCGCAAAAGAACAGCAGAAACATCGTGGCCAAACAGGCCGGTGCCGCTAAGGAGACGAATCAAAGTGCCAAAGACAATCTGCAACCACTAGTTCAGCAAAAGAAGAAAGAATTACCTGCCAAG AAAGCAGCACCTATCACGGCAGTTACAGAAAAACAGAAATCAACGCAAAGCTGCTCCAATCAACAAGTACAAAACACGCAAACTGCAGCGAAGCCTAAGAAATCGCGGATCGCTGCGAAATTTGGTATACCTTCGCAAACGGAGGAATCGAATCGCAGAAAAGATTCGGTTTAA
- the pcm gene encoding 5'-3' exoribonuclease pacman isoform X2 produces the protein MGVPKFFRYISERYPCISQTLKDYQLPMFDNLYLDVNGIIHGCSHPNDSDISFHISEETILKNIFHYIEILFRMIQPQKLFFISIDGVAPRAKINQQRGRRFRVAKLTEGQIATAKTKGIEINMDEKFDSNCITPGTEFMAKLDEQLKYFISNKISTDDLWQKCKIIFSGSQVPGEGEHKIMDYIRYMKAQPGYDPNTKHCLYGLDADLIMLGLCTHEAYFTLLREEVKFGKKQTKIQTPEETKFCLFHLSLLREYINHEFSSLREKLPFPYDIEKIIDDWVLMGFLVGNDFVPHLPNLHLSHGALSILYQVYMDVLPSLEGYINETGTLKLDRFEKFIERLSRFDLLQFSTHYADLKYLEGKMERRFPNSDIPMCKKPEDSNNIPTPKRVQDKEFDNLLRAAADTTLGALFDDEEDDESDSEIYNLEFIQHKRDYYMNKLEYENIDEDFLRSQAEAYVRAIQWNLNYYYNGCCSWSWFYPHHYAPYISDIKDFKDLKLEFDLGEPFLPFQQLLAVLPPYSRKLLPSAFQRLLIDETSPIIEYYPVDFKTDLNGKQQEWEAVVLLPFINEKLLLDAMAPHYSELTPDQLARNKHGPMCLHFHTEEDRGVYKAPEYFPDTLHNHAAVKLINSEDIIIPREKLIRGLHPEVKLEIYCPGFPTLQHIEHTVNLEKAKVKVFEHHSYRDSMIIYIKSPSETEFKSVTSELLGKIVYVEWPFLTEAQVIAVSISSSKLSLVDPQTGYSPENVKEEELKAAHHTLWNSQAKQITDVHKSRLGIDVGEIKILVHARLMMGSKYIFNRHGKLHFEKQWSDTLTAYAYQTVVQDLSVHNFNVTLYRTVEDIFMPGTVCFLIGHPHYGAMGTVIEPAVSKKLGKVNVSVNVSSEPSLEAMKQTHQKLRTKYMQGNSIAQRLGISSHLLSRITGTIYVKPTSNNFSQEVIKHNIGLNLKFNRKNEEIVGYTRKENGHWLYSPKVVKLTRNYIKKYPDLFERLSQTLGNVILEKELFEEGSGELNEIMKWLKEELQGLKSCPCGTENVEACLVKEIEETVDKFLKDQPIEKSVVMKVKPHLLFKPGLHLRKMQPDSNTQTYLLDRVCCIKDNFTVPLGFKGTVIGIQRSENPLETMYDVVFDKTFTCGLIINGCSDLRGYRLSALDFINISHGERIWCSKIKLSVTEVNAESMVSWKFASNKAADSRANSSAFASYKKRHQLSGQQPEAWSNSRTVQKNNGTANQEIRLTSTSSSFSSNQFKWKQRDSRNDVVARTAEGNKMIKSTQQNPAPPENAQNKQSTVKPPTLEFQALWNELHKLQLNKTKPSEPVKTVIQEPMDSKMKQMNNSFSESTTTQSTSPKILSNNTSVPQKENKMLDTLPLVQQLFDHARQSKNVKDEKTPIWYCTQLLHYYQLTGTGMPIYSYFTDGETNLIRARIVLPDKRAFVSDPCGTHEQAAGSAARKVYTELNLSNAMPNMKIVPPLHWYATRQNNSWSPNVRPPGPPFFPPKAQPPQHLPQWTSKAQHSTNYHQPYTQNNQYMHHAQPKLAQNEPKSEIKNNTSFVPLQAQKNSRNIVAKQAGAAKETNQSAKDNLQPLVQQKKKELPAKKAAPITAVTEKQKSTQSCSNQQVQNTQTAAKPKKSRIAAKFGIPSQTEESNRRKDSV, from the exons ATGGGTGTACCGAAGTTTTTTAGATATATAAGCGAGAGATATCCTTGTATCAGTCAAACGTTAAAGGACTACCAG CTACCGATGtttgataatttatatttagatGTGAATGGTATCATACATGGATGTTCTCATCCCAATGACTCTGATATCTCGTTTCATATCAGCGAAGAGActatattgaaaaatatatttcattatattgaaatattattccGTATGATACAGCCTCAAAAGTTGTTTTTCATATCAATCGATGGTGTGGCACCACGAGCAAAAATTAATCAACAGAGGGGTAGGCGTTTCAGAGTTGCGAAACTTACAGAGGGACAAATAGCTACGGCAAAGACCAAGGGTATCGAAATAAACATGGACGAGAAATTCGATTCAAATTGTATTACTCCAGGAACAGAATTTATGGCAAAGTTAGACGAAcagttgaaatattttatttcaaataaaatttcaacCGACGATCTTTGGCAGAAGTGCAAAATTATATTTAGTGGATCTCAG GTCCCAGGGGAAGGGGAACATAAAATAATGGACTATATACGTTATATGAAGGCTCAGCCAGGTTACGATCCAAATACTAAACATTGTTTATATGGTCTAGATGCAGATTTAATAATGTTGGGTTTATGCACTCACGAAGCATACTTCACATTACTAAGGGAGGAAGTAAAGTTTGGTAAAAAACAAACGAAAATCCAAACTCCAGAGGAGACAAAGTTTTGTCTCTTTCATTTATCTCTATTAAGAGAGTATATCAACCACGAGTTCTCTTCGTTGAGGGAAAAACTGCCATTTCCATATGATATTGAAAAGATTATCGATGACTGGGTTTTAATGGGGTTTTTAGTAGGGAATGACTTTGTTCCTCATTTGCCAAACTTACACCTCTCGCATGGAGCATTATCCATATTGTATCAGGTGTATATGGACGTGTTGCCAAGTTTAGAAG GATATATAAACGAAACAGGAACGTTAAAACTAGACAGATTCGAAAAATTTATCGAAAGACTCAGTCGTTTCGACCTTTTACAATTTTCGACGCATTACGCTGATCTAAAGTATCTTGAAGGTAAAATGGAAAGACGTTTCCCAAATTCCGACATACCTATGTGTAAAAAGCCAGAAGACAGCAACAATATACCTACCCCGAAAAGAGTACAAGACAAAGAATTCGACAATTTGCTTAGAGCTGCCGCCGATACG ACGCTGGGAGCATTGTTTGACGATGAAGAAGACGATGAATCTGATAGTGAAATTTATAATCTGGAATTTATCCAACATAAAAGGGACTATTACATGAACAAATTAGAATATGAAAATATAGATGA GGATTTCCTACGGTCTCAAGCTGAAGCCTATGTCAGAGCTATACAATggaatttaaattattattacaatggATGTTGTAGTTGGTCGTGGTTTTATCCACATCACTATGCGCCTTACATTTCAGACATAAAGGATTTCAAGGATTTAAAATTAGAGTTTGATTTAGGGGAACCATTTTTACCGTTCCAACAGTTATTAGCTGTACTGCCACCGTACAGTAGAAAGTTATTACCATCAGCATTTCAAAGGTTGCTAATCGACGAAACATCCCCTATAATTGAGTATTACCCGGTAGACTTCAAAACGGATTTAAATGGCAAACAGCAAGAATGGGAGGCTGTTGTGCTTCTCCCGTTCATAAACGAAAAGCTTCTTCTGGATG CCATGGCGCCACACTACTCGGAATTAACTCCTGACCAGCTTGCGAGAAACAAACATGGACCAATGTGTTTGCATTTTCACACAGAGGAAGATAGGGGCGTTTACAAGGCGCCAGAATATTTTCCCGACACTCTGCACAATCATGCAGCTGTAAAATTAATTAACTCCGAGGATATTATTATTCCACGAGAAAAATTAATCAGAGGACTACATCCAGAAGTAAAATTAGAGATATATTGCCCCGGCTTTCCAACACTGCAGCATATAGAACATACCGTCAATTTGGAGAAGGCCAAG GTTAAAGTGTTTGAGCATCATTCGTATAGGGATAgcatgattatatatataaaatcgcCGTCGGAAACGGAATTCAAATCAGTGACGTCTGAACTGTTGGGAAAAATTGTTTATGTGGAATGGCCTTTTTTGACAGAAGCGCAAGTGATAGCTGTTTCAATAAGCAGCTCAAAATTAAGTTTAGTTGATCCTCAAACTGGTTATTCTCCTGAGAATGTAAAGGAAGAGGAATTGAAGGCTGCGCATCATACGCTATGGAACTCTCAGGCGAAACAGATCACTGACGT ACACAAAAGTCGTCTGGGTATAGATGtaggcgaaataaaaatattagtcCATGCACGTTTAATGATGGGAAGCAAATACATATTTAACCGTCATGGGAAATTACATTTCGAGAAACAGTGGTCGGACACGCTAACTGCTTATGCCTATCAAACAGTAGTACAAGATCTATCTGTACACAACTTCAACGTAACATTGTATAGAACCGTCGAGGATATTTTTATGCCAGGAACTGTGTGCTTCTTGATAGGACATCCTCACTATGGTGCAATGGGCACA GTAATTGAACCGGCAGTTTCGAAAAAATTAGGTAAAGTCAATGTATCGGTAAACGTCAGTTCAGAACCGTCATTGGAGGCGATGAAACAGACTCATCAGAAACTTCGAACTAAGTATATGCAAGGAAACTCAATTGCCCAGAGATTAGGTATAAGCAGTCATTTGCTGAGCAGAATCACAGGAACGATTTACGTAAAGCCAACGTCTAATAACTTCAGTCAAGAGGTGATTAAACACAATATTGGCCTGAATTTGAAATTCAATAGGAAAAACGAGGAA ATAGTTGGTTATACTAGAAAAGAGAATGGTCATTGGCTGTACAGTCCTAAAGTCGTCAAATTGACCCGTAATTACATAAAGAAGTATCCTGATCTGTTCGAACGACTTTCACAGACTCTTGGAAATGTAATCCTAgagaaagaattattcgaggaGGG ATCTGGAGAATTGAATGAAATCATGAAGTGGCTGAAAGAAGAGCTGCAAGGCTTAAAAAGCTGTCCTTGCGGAACAGAGAACGTCGAAGCTTGCTTGGTAAAAGAAATTGAGGAGACTGTcgacaaatttctgaaagatcAACCTATCGAGAAGTCCGTGGTGATGAAAGTGAAGCCTCATTTGCTGTTCAAGCCCGGTTTGCATTTACGCAAGATGCAACCCGATTCAAATACACAAACCTATCTGTTGGATAGGGTGTGTTGTATCAAAGACAATTTCACTGTTCCCTTAGGTTTCAAGGGTACTGTAATAGGTATTCAGAGATCGGAGAACCCGTTGGAGACTATGTACGATGTTGTTTTCGATAAAACCTTTACAT GCGGACTGATTATAAACGGCTGCTCGGATCTTCGCGGGTACCGATTATCTGCGCTTGATTTCATAAACATCAGTCATGGAGAGAGAATATGGTGTAGCAAGATAAAGTTATCTGTGACAGAGGTAAACGCAGAATCCATGGTCTCCTGGAAATTTGCGTCCAATAAGGCGGCTGATTCGCGCGCAAACTCGAGCGCTTTCGCGTCTTACAAGAAGCGTCATCAATTGTCAGGCCAACAGCCAGAGGCTTGGTCGAACTCGCGGACAGTACAGAAGAACAATGGGACAGCCAACCAAGAGATTCGTTTAAcatcgacgtcgtcgtcgttctcATCGAATCAGTTCAAATGGAAACAACGTGACTCTCGGAACGACGTCGTTGCGAGGACCGCAGAAGGTAATAAGATGATCAAGAGTACTCAGCAAAACCCTGCGCCCCCTGAGAACGCACAAAACAAGCAATCGACAGTGAAACCTCCGACGTTGGAGTTCCAAGCATTGTGGAACGAGTTGCACAAGTTGCAACTGAATAAAACG AAACCATCAGAGCCAGTAAAGACTGTGATACAAGAACCGATGGATTCAAAGATGAAGCAAATGAATAATAGCTTTTCTGAAAGTACT ACTACACAATCCACATCACCGAAGATTCTTTCCAATAACACCTCAGTTCCTCAAAAGGAAAATAAGATGTTGGATACATTGCCTTTGGTGCAGCAGTTGTTTGAT CATGCGCGACAAAGCAAAAATGTAAAGGACGAGAAAACACCGATTTGGTACTGCAcacaattattgcattattatcaACTCACTGGGACTGGAATGCCTATTTACAGCTACTTTACCGATGGTGAAACTAATCTAATTCGAGCACGCATTGTTCTCCCAGATAAGAGAGCTTTTGTCAGTGATCCATGTGGAACCCATGAGCAAGCTGCAGGAAGCGCAGCAAGGAAAGTGTACACG GAACTAAATTTGTCTAACGCAATGCCAAATATGAAGATTGTGCCGCCACTGCATTGGTACGCTACTCGACAAAACAACTCTTGGTCCCCGAACGTAAGACCACCAGGACCGCCATTTTTCCCGCCGAAAGCTCAACCTCCTCAACACCTTCCTCAGTGGACCTCGAAGGCGCAGCACAGTACTAATTATCACCAACCGTACACACAAAATAATCAGTACATGCATCACGCTCAACCAAAATTAGCTCAAAACGAACCGAAGTCTGAGATAAAGAACAATACATCTTTTGTTCCACTGCAAGCGCAAAAGAACAGCAGAAACATCGTGGCCAAACAGGCCGGTGCCGCTAAGGAGACGAATCAAAGTGCCAAAGACAATCTGCAACCACTAGTTCAGCAAAAGAAGAAAGAATTACCTGCCAAG AAAGCAGCACCTATCACGGCAGTTACAGAAAAACAGAAATCAACGCAAAGCTGCTCCAATCAACAAGTACAAAACACGCAAACTGCAGCGAAGCCTAAGAAATCGCGGATCGCTGCGAAATTTGGTATACCTTCGCAAACGGAGGAATCGAATCGCAGAAAAGATTCGGTTTAA